CTTTAGAATCCTCATCAGAAACCACCTTTCCAGACTCATCCACTGAAATAAAACCAAGACAAGCAAATGCTGACAAACATGCAACATGCATATTCTTGCATCCTGCATAATGTTAATTGGTGAAAAGAATAAAGCAATAAACTGTGTGTTACATTGACCACGTGGCTGACACAAAGTGGAAGCTTTAAAGGACAGCAATGGCAGTATGATTAAAAATACTGTTTAATAAATCATTAACTTTACTGCTAAGATATGCACCAATGCAGATAATTGTTTTCATGTTATAACCAACAattgttaaatatggatattaaaATTCTATACTACCTTATCTACATCAATTAGCACTAAAACCTTAAAATAATATCAATCATTTAAAATgatacaagtaaaaaaaaaagaaaattcctTTTTGAGATTTCCTAAACATTCTAAAGATagtgttattaaattatcatTGCTTTTAAAGATTAACTTTTAGTGAGAGTTAGATGATGGCAAATATAATCTAAAGgtaaaatacaaacaaataacCAAGAAATTGTCTATCATAAACAGTAGGGGTCTCGAAATGAATTGTTGCATAGTAATAGACCATAATCGATTGTAGCCTACTGAGGATTTTCTGACATCATTTGTCACATACACGCTTCTTACATTAGCGTAAAACGGCGGAGGGAGGCCAAACACAAAAGCgagtaataaaaaaatgcaaccaCTATTGTATCATTTACAGCAtgctagtgtgtgtgtatgtgtggctGCATGCATGCGTGTTATTGTAACTTATGTACACTATTTAACAGTGTCATGCACTTTTAGTATTTACTAGTGTTTGTTAGTTCTACATGGTCCTGTCGTCTGTGGGTGTTCAGACTTAAGTTGTGTTTGATGTTTGCTACATTCAGGAAGTGTACAGGAAGAGTTTATATATCTGACTGCTTGTATtcattgacaaaaatgtaaccACGTGCAGTGATTTTGAAAATTGAGGATGTATTGCATCGTGACATTGAATCGAATGGTTGACATTAGGGATGTCAgcgattaatcgatgatcgattaattgtcgataagacatttgatcgataagacttatcgatcatcgattaagcagggtcatgcgcgtgcgtgcggCTCAACCgcgaaacgggaggaaaaatgatgcgAGCGTGCCCCAGTTCTAtttgggaccattttacagctggagtcacaccttcatcatgactgcaagtttGTATGTTCATTCGCagacttttgttttgtgcaaatgtaagttgtaatattgtgtttattttgtgcaggcctatctttagctgatttatctcataaggatgcatttggttaataataACGTTAGAGGCAAGCGGTAGTAAAagcgtggcggtgatcagcttcagcgtACAGCTCCAACAGTAATGCACaactaataatgactatgattgggactgtcatattacaccacattaatgagaacactattgtaataaaacattgtgattgttaattatttgggtttatttgccgtgtgtttcattgcgttgatccaggaagagcgcatgcacaacatgagtcacACACTCTGACTCACCGCATTTGAAACTTAGTTCAAGCTCACctgtgcattcgcatcagattgtgctgaagtaatttgtaatattacatttatgttGTAACtttatatatgtgatcaatcatataggatgcgtttcttttagcgaaataaaacgcactaacaaatggcttaagtcagtgatggctaccggttttcattcagtgcttcggctttagcgcatacagagcaatgcatattaacgatgattgggactgtcatattatataacaaaaatgagaacactattttaataaatggttgtaaagtcattgggtgtaggtgccgtgttcagagcgttgttccaggaagagcgcgtctcccattctgaatatgaatatcagcaactcaattcaagttcacttgtgcattcacATCATTTTGTaaagatatataatttgtaatattttgttaactttatataaatctgattaatctcatataggaagctcacgcagttcaaacagcaacgcgcgactaataataactatgattgggctgtcacattacataacattaatgaaaacaatattttaataaattgttttgaattaattgggtttaggtgacgtttcagcatGTTGTTCTTGCAAGTGCGTCCAcaaattctgaataacagatctaaggcggcgttcgtgttgtattacatgttatatttggttattaaataagtaatttaattaaattataaataacattgactaattttacaatcccatagccctttgtttagataaaaaaaatccctctcattcatttggtgaagaacatggcgttttgagcagcattgcacataggcctactgtcatgctgtcggctatGAGCCACTCctgtagacgcatatttcagtattatggttaacgattaatcgattaattgatcgttaatttaaacgacgatcgatcatgggaatttgtgaaaattgacatccctagttGACATGATAACCAGTGACGAGTCACACCCCTAATGAACAATAAGGCGACGTTTGAAGCCCAGCTCACATAGAACTTTCACAGTCATTTTAAAACCAAGCAGCGAAGTCTTGAACTTGAACCCATTGCTAAAACTTTTTCCCGATCTCATGGACTGCCATATTGGCCGTGAAAATTTTTCAAACAATAGTAAAACAGACTGAACCCTAATTGTTGGTGGTTTACTGTTGCCAGCAACAGCAACTTTCTAAATAATGAGTCATTAAAATTTACAAAACCTTTTCAACAAATTTTCTATTCTCACTGGCTGAAGCCACTCACAAGAGATCATGAGGTAGTCTCCACAGGTGTCAGGATCCTCCTGTACCTGAGCGTCGGTCACCACATCAACCCGCAGTCCTTCATCCTCCAGGGCCACATCATCAGGTGACAACACACAGGTCTCCACCGCAATGGTGCCCAGATCTTCGTCTTCATCTGAGCATGGCACATACTCCGCCACCACATCCTCGATGGCTTCCTGGATGACTAGCTCCTCATGGGCGAGGCCGTGCACCGCGATCTTCTCGCCCTCCACGTCAGACACGAGAACCGACTCCTGCAGTTCTACCACCACCTCGTCTTCTCCATCACACTCTTCTCGTAGAAGAGAACCCACACATTTGCATATAAATATCTTAATACTCATAAAACAACCATCTGAGAGACTTTATCATAGTCAATGTTTGTTTTACCTGTCTCAtggaatatgatcttgggcTCATGGGaatggagagagagagccgTTACATCTTCATCCATTATCTCCACTGGTCATCTGCATAATACAAGACCTACCGGAACAAAACGCAAAAGAAATGAAAACCACCAGAACacaataaaagcaaaaaaagtCGTATTCTCACAGCACAAGCTCAGCATGGATTATATATTATATCAGAATTCTCTCTCAATTGGATTAAATAATACACCGGGTATCACAAAGGAAACcagaaattaataaattaacagGTAAAATATGACAACAACTTAAGTAATTATTAAGTCAGTTTTGTAAGTTTTGTTATTAgtgttattatttattcatttagttATTAGTTtagataaaatgtataaattatcAGTTATAGGCCaaaatattgaaataattaATAGGTCTTTCTGAAATTATTGCATAAAAGATACattatgattttatatatatatatatatatatatatatatatatatatatatatatatatatatatatatatatatatatatatatttttttaaagatgggaatcattaaatcataaaaattaaagttaaaagtaaaacttaatttaagttaaaaaacCTCACTGAACTTTTGTGatgtaaattattaaattaattaatgttaagtACTGGGCCTGAAAGTCAACCTTTTGTAGAATTACTTAAAACACAATGATGTTTATTTTTACTGCacaataggaatgaccttaacaTACTTTTAGTACAGCAACTGTAAGCCAAAATAGGCTCCCATGAATCCCATAATCTGATACTGTAATTTCGTGTTGACCCATCTATTCCCATCTGTTTACAATGTGACAGTAAGAAAGGGCGTTCCCTGTCGGAGCCTTGATCAGTGCCCCGCCCACTGTTAGAAatcagcagacacgcccctttgAGAGACATCGccattttgaatacattaaaataattaataaaatcttGTAAACATATACTTAAATGCCAGCACAGTAACACTCAACACGACCTACAACACAAATATAGATTGCGTAATACATCTGCAAAtgaaataaatgtgtaattgctTATGAATTAGTCAGGCAGGTCTTGAGAGTGTCGTCTCCGCGGCCTACTTTAGGCCTCTGAAGGCCGCGGCTCGGTGCTAACAAAGGCCTACGCGCCATTACAACGGCGCTAATCTCTCAAAGAGATAAATACACATTTCACTCCAAAATATCGCATCGGATGCAAATTTAACGAATATAATCTTTCAGATTCTGTTAAACGCGACGGCCTACctgttgtattttttgtttcgTTTCCAAGGCCGTACGGGTTTCCGTCTCCCACCCCCAGTCTCGGGCAGAACGCAGACGGGGCTCTTGTGTGAGTAGGGCGGGCCGCCGCAGAGCGCGGAGGGGAGGGGCCGAGTCTGATGCGCTCCGAGGCGCTGCAGCCTCCAGCTCCTCCGGCGCTTACGCCGCCTTCAGAGGCGCACGTCACTGCCTCGGAGCCGCAGGAAAATGCGGAAGGAGTCTCAGACAAGTGGCCGCAGTCCGGCTCTTTTGGCAGGCCCATATACTCTATCTTGTCGGTGCTTCGGCGAATGTAAAACTAGCCGGCTTCGACTAAAACCACAcgaattatttttttgtgagtGTAGCGCTTTAGAAGTCGGTTATGAatgggtgttttttttaatgggatTTATGTGGTCGCGCGAAAGTCGTATGATGCGGAATGAGCTGGCTCGGGATATTAGCCAGTTATGGATTTATGCTTATAAAATTGTTTAAATGACCATTAAGGTTTATTATTACGCAAACTGTTGTGGTAGGAAATTTTCGCCGAGTAGCATATTCATAAAGTTTACTGcatgttttacatttgtattgttttctttttagaaacACGCTATATACTATTACATTCTAACATTAGTTACAGGCCGATGTACTTATATTAAGAACTAATATAAACATATAACGTTTATATTAGCAAACAATATAACACATAcgaaaataaagtatattagaAATAATAACAGATTGCATTAATTACTAATGGAATAcctcaaacatttaaaatttgAATGCATTTACTCATTAGATTGAATTACATTGTTGGCTGGCTAGAGGTGATCAGATTAAATCTATACACCCCTACCCACACCAGCATAGactttattaatagtttaatgctgccactgtcGAGACTAAACTGCTTCTCATTCAAAAGCCTCAAAGACATCTTACTACATGATTCTAGATCACCTTaaccattattttaatatacagtaatattttaattgaatacAGGATGTAAAAAACCCACAACACTGCACACTATCAAATGCCACACTATTAATAACCTTACATGCTCTTATTTTTCTTGCAATTTTACCATAAAACAGCTTATGCATCCCCCCCCCATTGCTATAAAAAGATCTTAACTTTGCAAATATTACTATAAAAAGATCTAAACATTGCAAAGATTGTTCTTAAGAATGAGGTTTAAATAGTAAAGTCTTGTTGTGATTGAAATGAAGCACCATTTTCAGAAAATAGAGCACACAAATGGTTTGATCCAAAAGGTTTTTATTTGTCATCACTGAAAGATGTTGACAATTTCTTTGTCAAGCCAAGGAATAATGTTTTCATTGCAATTCTCATATAAATGACACCAATCCTTCCACAGTGGATGgtgaacatcttaaaatacaggGCCAGTGCGTTCCACTCAAAAAGAGCCTACCCTTCACTTTGCGCTGACCTGTGCACAAGAGTGTGTGAAAATGGTTTAATATTATGTCCGGCAGAGACAGTGCGAGCCATTGACTGAATAGGGTCAACTCCTCAATCATCATCAACTGTGGGTGTGATGGTTACCCCTCTCCTGATCTGCCCCCATCCGATCAAACTAGAGGAAGAGAAAGGTCAATGACTGTCCAAATTGCATTAATGAAATGTGGAAAATATATAAACTACAAAGTCTTTGCAAGTCACAGCCAACATGAAATAGTTTACTTCAAAACTAGTTTCTAGGACTCATTGTGCATGATTAGACAATGAACATTATATCACAAAACAATaggttttgaattaaattttgCTCACCGCCAATGTTTCTCCACTCTGCGACTCAAGGCGATCTTCTCCCCCACCTCAGTGCACACAGGGTTAGTGAGCACAATCTTGGCCAAATCAGCTTTCACTGCACTAACACGGCCTCCTGTCGACAGTGAGCCAATGTTTACCATCAGCACCTCATTCTTCGACAGTTTCTGAACCTGTAAGCCAAACCAATAAGAAAAATCAGAAACTGTAATgccattaaattttttttttaaaaagtacaacACAAAGATATTCTTGAAATCTGTGAAATTTCGGTCCCTTcattgacagctatgcaactaccactttgacacttaaaaaagttcacagagattataaaactaatccatatgaattgagcggtttagtcaAAATTATCTGAAATGACTcgattgctttatatgatgaacagattgaatttaggcttttatttgcATATAAAAACTTCCATCAACCCACACATCAGTTAgggtaaacagaagctcaagcatgtttgcttgacgtgcgagaaccaatgaggtttgttcctGCGCATTCAGCAGGTTCTGTTGAGCTTCTGTTCGTGTtcactgatcaatgtttatatgaataaaagcctaaattcaatctgtttatTTGCACTAGTACActtgattcatatggattagttttacgattTCTTTATGAACTTattgaagcatcaaagtggtaattgtgtagactgtcaatggagggaaagAATCATTTCTgatatcattaaaatattagCTAAGATACATTAATCAAAACTGAAAGGATATGGTTTTtaacaaaagtgacagtaaagacatttataatattacaaaagagtttatattcatccaaaaaaaaaaaaaacctgggaaaaaaaagaagaaatgtaCAACACTCTCCTAACCAGACACAAAGTGATAAGATTCAAGAGACAAACAATTTATCCACACCAGATGAGACAAAATCAATCAGAAATCACACCCAATTAGAGGAGCGGGCTCTCTGCAAGCGCATTTTACTTGCAACAAAATTGATAAGTACATaatcaaattaataaatgttaaaccatttttaacattaataaatactaGGACTGCCGTTAATAACacgttaacgcaaattcatttcaACGGCACTCATTTTATTAAAGTGCGATTAACGCAgtgcgcattttctgtttgatccatggCACGTAGTTGGAGAACTTGAGATCAGCCATAGACTTAAAGGATGctgcagcaaacattaatagagaaagaaaagagttaacaataacattactctaaaacaagtgcagttatagactacataagctaccatattttctgcttaacgTTTATTAGACTACAGGTCGAAAGAagtgttttttcactgagcgcGGATACACTGCAAGCTCCGTCTCGCTCATGTTCGATGTAAATTATTAAcaccaccatcaccacttacatgtgttttattgaactaaatacattacactCGGCTAAAACATatgcaggttacttttctgaacaagagcgttTCCGAGTCCGTGTTACTCGCACTGTTCATGTGAATCACAGCACAGTTtggcatgcacacacacaaaatactggCAGTCCAATAGGGAACGAGCATCTCTTAAaagggccacactatattcttactcgtggaatatggacctcctctaggtatggtgtggtatggtgcgctcccaggtccgcatgacagctttaacattaccaatttttcatagcctcgatgccagccgaacttagccctgcccacaCAACTTTTAGGTCGAGAAGTTCGGTCTGGCCGTGCTCCATAGAGGAATAATTATCctcgaacagaaactgttcggaccaattaaattatcagggtgggctttagacgatgacagacagatgatcaacagcaatgcacgtcatcaaaggggcttggattatatttgttcaaatcttaaacagagagcttgtttgtatatgcattcaccttcacaatttctcttagaaatgatgatcatgttggataagtactctgtgtatcattaaattcttttatttttttacatcaccggaaaagattgtttattccagcggacatgcagacagggttgccaagtttttacaacaaaaccctgggggtgtttggggggtaaaatgtgtgttattttggcaaggttgcctgctaaaattcacattcatgacatgggtctatatatcacataataggacttcacttcaacccgcggacatagaataCAACCTGCGAgggaaaaaacgcagacttggcaacagtgCATTTGAGCTCTGTTAACGTCGCAtagttgctctgattggttgtaggtctatccaattgatgtctttcctggttcggttgaaacacaccccataatcacagcccaatggagcagtttcagactcatattctgactagaattgagtatgaccacatcaggctaaaTTTTTCATACAAACTTTGCCcttttctgaattaaactgccagcgTAAAAATacttatattcttaaaatgagagaaatcactgcttattctaaatttttaagcttaggcttaagagacatgaactataattctttgaaaaacatatgtgacctttgatacatgtctagttTTCATGCTtcgagtatggtttcactaataataaacatacatttgcataaagcatgcatatttgtccataccatGTTGATACTTAAAAACACTAATTGACTGAAACAATTAGTCAGAATAGACTCGTTTGTTCACTTCAAAAAGatacattacttttttttataatatttgacagTTACtgcttttaatgtatttttggtataataaataaatgaaaaacattttGCTTAGTTCATCTTTACTAAAAACGCTTTACCTTGGCTGCTTTCTTGTCACCCTCAGTGCGCACACCAAGCAGCCTTCTTAAAAGGAAGTAGGAGATCTCAAGCTCTGTGAAGATCTCAGGAAGAGCCCCCACAGCACCGAGGACCTGCCCCACCATACGGTCCGCTCTGCACAGTGTAGGGTCAATCTTGGTGCCAACACCTGCAACAGAGAATGTGCATAGCAAACATTAAATCATCCACTTTAGTTCTACAAAAGAAACCACCAACGATATGAACATATTTCACACGATTTCAGTAATGCAAAAACCTGCATACCAATAAGGCCACCAGGAGCAGCATATTGGAGGTCATTGTGTTCGGCAAACAGCGAGACAATTTTGGAGAAGATAGGTTTGCACATTAGTTTCCCTTCATGGTCCTTAGAAACAATACCTGGCCTGACCTCAATCTCCTGTCCAACCTTGAACCAAAATAAACACAGAGGAGAACAGCATGAAAAGAGGAACAGGAATAGCAACGGTAAAGCAGACAATGAAAGAGCTTCACAGGGTAatacagggtatatacagcaatccttaagttaaatttactactttttaataccttttttactaccttcagaacattttttaaaaccatcacgacactgaattgcaagtgttaatcagcgacctttctattatttacacagattttgacatatataacaaacaaaaaagaatagatttagaatcgacagcaggaggaaatctgttaagttatcattcagacacagtaaaatagatatcaacattcacaaatgttGGTtgaggagaagcattactgcatacacatttgatttcaattaataattggtaattcagcaattaaattatttagtgtttttttcccaacaacaaaacctgagccaaatattacatttctataactgtgaaaaattgttgaattaaacaaaatactaaaaactagtcaatcgattaaaaactttaactagattaatcacaaattttttctgtgattaatcgcaataaaaaaaaagtttttgtacttttttaatataataatttcacagttaatcaaattaatgtagaaacaacataaagacagtatattttaaatacttgtttaaatggcatctttttatgaatgaaggccagtattactgatatcaaTACAGTtactgattattatttttttacattcattattaggcttcaaaaatataagagtttttaatttaagtaaacctAAAACAAATGCTAACATAAATCcagaataaatgtcatgtttattcctgcccttcctgtcttaacagtaaggaaatatacagaaatttaatacagttatcaaagttatatgtaatctgcactgcataaactataaattaaatagttaatccttattaaagctacaaaagttatttagtcaagcgcagcgagtcattttctctgttccctttgttctttaactttactgacaggaagctttattggctgcggtccctttaagagcagacagacacgcggatctcacttTTTATACAGTCTATGTCTATGtatcgcgcctcattctctcacaactctttgttcattttagactttatataaatcatttaagattgctcttatgaggatagtcgttgaagatatgccttgaagcaagtctaaaataaaacgtaagccagccacttctgttgagcgcgctgtgctctgagatgatgccgaacgaccactgaatatgacgtcagcatcaaacatacgttgagacggagacgaaagatctttgattatgtgcccagatatgctgaagcccatatttaaacgaactaacgcgaacgcagatagaatttcaatataataggacacctgatagtctgaaaaaataatacctaatttggaaagaaataatacctctgaggccaaatttaacacttttaatggccttaaatttgacaattttgatttatcactttttaatactttttaaaaccccgcggacaccctgtaaTAGAGCacgttaaaaaagaaaaaaatgaaaatcaatTCTAAAGCTTTTAAgacctttttttaaagacatgcacaaataaaatgaatacacCGCAAAATGACTGTAAAAACAATTTCAAGTGCTCTGCTTACGCTATTATCCCCCAATATGTTTACATACATCCaaggtgtgtgtatatattatattataagacTTTTCTTAGACTATTTAAAATCTAATTTGATATAACTGAATTTAGCACTTTAAGAACCCAAGGCTACCAGGTTTCAGGAATTGTTTAATGGGGATTTTTTTTGCTTAAATTGGATAAAACAGGTCAAAAATTACCTTCAGGACTCCTTTGAGGATACTTCCTCCAGCTACACCACCTTTCAGATCATCTACTTCACAGCCAGGCTTATTGACATCAAATGACCTGATTACTGTGGAAAAAACACAGTATGTACTCATCTCTGACATTGAGCACAAAGAGTCCTCTTTAGTTGCATTCAAATGAAAACAGTCACTTACCAATAAGGCGAGGCTCAGAGGTGAAGTCACGGACAGGCACGGGGATCTTATTTACAATATACTCGCAGACAACCTCAATGTTGTACTTGAGCTGGGCTGAGATTGGGATGATTGGAGCTCCCTCTGCTACTGTTCCTGTAGGAAAATAAATTAACGAAAGTAAAACCATCCTATTATAAAGCCATAGTTTACCCATCAGTCTGTACAACTCATCCAGAGCATTTAGAGGACACGTAAGCTACAAAGATATAGAGTAACAGAAAAGGAACACGTTAAATTTTTGGGACGTTAGCTTATTCACCTTATCccccataactctgtctgacacacccaccgctagcctagcttagcacaaagactggaagTAAACACCTctatctagcctactgctcaatgtgatgtgacaaaataacaccaacattttcctatctacatgttgtgatgtgtatgtTACAAGAccgacggaaaatgaaaagttgagattttctagaccgatatgacatagcggcgcaatgatattaagcagtgcctgaaaataggctaacttgcgtcaacataaccaacgtgaTAACCTGGGGCCTGTTCTTCGTACGTCGCTtactcagttagctggatttgacaGTTTATGATTTGGcttgatctcggattgtttggttcttcgaagctcatcctggacttaACAGGTC
This DNA window, taken from Pseudorasbora parva isolate DD20220531a chromosome 24, ASM2467924v1, whole genome shotgun sequence, encodes the following:
- the eif2s3 gene encoding eukaryotic translation initiation factor 2 subunit 3, whose translation is MAGDESGTTLGQPHLSKQDLSTLDVSKLTPLSQEIISRQATINIGTIGHVAHGKSTVVKAISGVHTVRFKNELERNITIKLGYANAKVYKLDDPSCPRPECYRSCGSSTPDEFLTDIPGTKGNFKLVRHVSFVDCPGHDILMATMLNGAAVMDAALLLIAGNESCPQPQTSEHLAAIEIMKLKHILILQNKIDLVKESQAKEQYEQILAFVQGTVAEGAPIIPISAQLKYNIEVVCEYIVNKIPVPVRDFTSEPRLIVIRSFDVNKPGCEVDDLKGGVAGGSILKGVLKVGQEIEVRPGIVSKDHEGKLMCKPIFSKIVSLFAEHNDLQYAAPGGLIGVGTKIDPTLCRADRMVGQVLGAVGALPEIFTELEISYFLLRRLLGVRTEGDKKAAKVQKLSKNEVLMVNIGSLSTGGRVSAVKADLAKIVLTNPVCTEVGEKIALSRRVEKHWRLIGWGQIRRGVTITPTVDDD